In Methylomonas sp. MK1, the following are encoded in one genomic region:
- a CDS encoding DinB family protein codes for MNLLENLQLQARYSQWVNQRLYVACASLTDDERKRERGVFFHSIHGTWNHLLLGDRVWLARLQDQTAPYQRLDLELYADFGELRAAQADCDQALLDWIEGLQADDLQRRIAFCSLSTGQDRNLAVATMLTTLLIHKTHHRGQITALLSQCGCDYGAIDYICAPFVD; via the coding sequence ATGAATTTATTGGAAAATTTGCAGTTGCAGGCGCGTTACAGCCAGTGGGTCAACCAGCGTTTGTACGTCGCCTGCGCCAGTTTGACGGACGACGAACGCAAACGGGAGCGCGGCGTATTTTTCCATTCCATCCACGGCACCTGGAACCATTTGCTGCTGGGCGATCGCGTCTGGCTGGCGCGGCTGCAAGATCAAACGGCGCCATACCAACGCTTGGACTTGGAACTTTACGCCGATTTCGGCGAATTGCGGGCGGCGCAAGCCGATTGCGACCAAGCCTTGCTGGATTGGATCGAAGGCTTGCAAGCCGACGATTTGCAACGGCGCATCGCCTTCTGCAGCCTGTCCACCGGGCAGGATAGAAATCTGGCTGTAGCTACCATGCTGACCACCTTGTTGATCCACAAAACCCACCACCGCGGCCAAATCACCGCGTTGCTAAGCCAGTGCGGTTGCGACTACGGCGCCATCGATTATATCTGTGCGCCGTTTGTCGACTAA
- the ilvE gene encoding branched-chain-amino-acid transaminase, which translates to MSTHSLTWLNGQLLPTNQACIPVNDHGLLYGDGVFEGIRFYRRRAFRLQRHLQRLALSARAIALEISYSTEELEAVIERLIEAFADDDGYIRLTVTRGAGPLGLNPKIYSQPNVIAIADQLTMIAIGQQQAGARLIVSSVRRLPADGLDPRIKSLNYLNHILAKIEANHAGADEAILLNGQGRVAEGTADNVFIVRNGRLLTPPCSEGALEGITRDLVLELAQAEGIDTSEQPLGVYDLYAADECLLTGTGTGAELIAVASIDCRALPSCPGPVFQRLQQAFRRTIDQECGGER; encoded by the coding sequence ATGAGTACCCATTCGCTAACTTGGCTGAACGGCCAATTGCTGCCAACCAATCAAGCGTGTATCCCGGTCAACGACCACGGACTACTTTACGGCGACGGCGTGTTCGAAGGCATACGTTTTTACCGGCGCCGGGCTTTTCGTCTGCAACGGCATTTGCAACGCCTGGCGCTGTCGGCGCGGGCGATTGCGCTGGAAATATCATACTCCACCGAGGAATTGGAGGCTGTCATCGAACGGCTGATCGAAGCGTTTGCAGACGACGACGGCTATATCCGGCTGACGGTGACGCGCGGCGCCGGGCCATTGGGCTTGAATCCCAAAATCTATTCGCAGCCCAATGTCATCGCCATCGCCGACCAATTGACGATGATAGCCATCGGCCAACAACAGGCCGGGGCGCGGCTGATCGTATCGTCGGTGCGCCGCTTGCCGGCCGACGGCCTGGATCCGCGCATCAAAAGCCTGAATTATTTGAACCACATTCTCGCCAAAATCGAAGCCAACCATGCCGGTGCCGACGAGGCGATACTGCTCAACGGCCAAGGTCGGGTGGCCGAAGGCACCGCCGACAATGTGTTCATCGTCCGCAATGGCCGCTTGCTGACGCCGCCTTGCAGCGAAGGCGCACTGGAAGGTATCACCCGCGATTTAGTGCTGGAATTGGCGCAAGCCGAAGGCATCGACACTAGCGAACAGCCGTTGGGCGTGTATGATTTGTACGCCGCCGACGAATGTTTGTTGACCGGCACCGGCACCGGCGCCGAACTGATAGCGGTGGCCAGTATCGATTGCCGTGCATTGCCTAGTTGCCCAGGACCGGTGTTCCAACGCTTGCAACAGGCCTTTCGGCGGACCATAGACCAAGAGTGCGGAGGCGAGAGATGA
- a CDS encoding DMT family transporter, whose amino-acid sequence MKFRLLNRAKFSVGGRNPTTLPQPSELTRGYWFGCAGILGFSLTLPATRLAVAELDPVFVGLGRAVAASLLAAFALWWRGGRLPKGSQWLRLAATAGGVVIGFPLLSALALQQVSAVHGAVVVGLTPLLTAGFGVLLSGERPAWRFWLATALGSMAILVFVYLSGSAGLQQADLYLLAAIACVAYGYAEGARLAKQLGAWQTISWALLMTAPLLLPWVVEAAPSRIELVGWPSLLGFAYVSVVSMYLAFFAWYRGLALGGTAQIGQLQLLQPFLSMAAGSGLIGESVEIEQLATASVVVACVLAGRKSSCQR is encoded by the coding sequence ATGAAATTCCGCTTGTTGAACCGCGCCAAGTTTTCCGTTGGCGGCCGTAACCCTACGACGCTTCCCCAACCTTCCGAGCTGACGCGCGGTTATTGGTTCGGCTGCGCCGGCATCCTCGGTTTTAGCCTGACCTTGCCGGCTACCCGGCTTGCGGTGGCGGAACTCGATCCGGTATTTGTCGGCTTGGGCCGAGCGGTCGCCGCTTCCCTGCTGGCGGCATTCGCGTTGTGGTGGCGAGGCGGCCGTTTGCCAAAAGGCAGTCAATGGCTGAGGTTGGCCGCAACCGCCGGCGGTGTGGTGATTGGCTTTCCGCTACTGTCGGCATTGGCCTTGCAACAAGTTTCGGCGGTGCATGGTGCCGTGGTGGTCGGCTTGACGCCGTTGTTGACCGCCGGTTTCGGCGTGCTGTTATCGGGCGAGCGGCCGGCATGGCGATTCTGGCTGGCAACGGCATTGGGTAGTATGGCCATCCTGGTCTTCGTCTATCTTTCCGGTTCGGCAGGGCTGCAGCAAGCGGATCTGTATTTACTGGCGGCCATTGCCTGCGTCGCCTACGGTTATGCCGAAGGCGCGAGGCTGGCGAAACAGCTAGGCGCTTGGCAAACCATCAGTTGGGCGCTGTTGATGACTGCGCCGCTGTTATTGCCGTGGGTGGTGGAAGCCGCGCCGTCGCGCATCGAGCTGGTCGGCTGGCCTAGTCTGTTGGGCTTCGCCTACGTCAGTGTGGTCAGCATGTATCTGGCATTTTTTGCCTGGTATCGCGGTTTAGCGCTGGGCGGCACCGCGCAGATCGGCCAACTGCAATTGCTGCAGCCGTTTCTCAGCATGGCAGCCGGTTCGGGGTTGATCGGTGAAAGTGTCGAGATTGAACAATTGGCAACCGCCTCTGTAGTCGTCGCCTGCGTCTTGGCCGGCAGAAAATCTTCATGCCAACGTTAA
- a CDS encoding aminotransferase-like domain-containing protein, whose amino-acid sequence MNLRYENLAEHLLNAIAQNLYRPGARLPSVRQLSQQHQVSTATAVSALRLLEDQGHLEARQRSGYYVRPRPRCSLQEPAISAPPREPSLVTGQELVLRLVKAANNPNIVQLGAAVPAASFLPTQKMAQLSASVARRYSQRIANYEFPPGAPELRRQIARRMSEQGCPVDPNDILITNGCQEAMTLALRAVTKPGDVVAVESPTFYGLLQVIESLSLRAIEIPTHPRDGIALDALQLACEQWPIKACIAVPNYSNPLGYCMSDERKRALLELVNRYRIALIEDDIYGDLGFGPQRPSMAKNWDSEGRVLYCSSFSKSLCPGLRVGWLVAGPYLEQTEYLKYVGNLATPTHAQLTVAEMLAKGGYERHLRQARNQYRQAVERMTAAIGVYFPSGTRVTQPEGGFVIWVELPETVDATALSRRALQQGISIAPGPMFSATQKYRNFIRLNCAVDWDERVNQALVRLGQMVGEE is encoded by the coding sequence ATGAATCTTCGTTACGAAAACCTCGCCGAACATTTGCTCAACGCCATCGCGCAGAATCTGTACCGACCAGGGGCACGCCTGCCCAGCGTTCGTCAGCTCAGTCAGCAACATCAGGTCAGCACCGCAACGGCGGTCAGCGCATTGCGGCTTTTGGAGGACCAGGGCCATCTCGAAGCCCGCCAGCGCTCGGGTTATTACGTCAGGCCGCGTCCGCGCTGTTCGCTGCAGGAACCGGCGATTTCGGCGCCGCCCCGCGAACCGTCATTGGTGACGGGTCAGGAATTGGTATTGCGGTTGGTCAAAGCCGCCAACAACCCGAACATCGTGCAATTGGGCGCGGCGGTGCCGGCGGCGTCGTTTTTGCCGACGCAAAAAATGGCTCAGCTGTCGGCCAGCGTCGCCCGCCGTTACAGCCAACGCATTGCCAATTACGAGTTTCCGCCGGGCGCGCCGGAATTGCGCCGGCAAATCGCCCGGCGCATGTCGGAACAGGGCTGCCCGGTCGATCCCAACGACATCCTGATCACCAACGGCTGCCAGGAAGCGATGACGCTGGCCTTGAGAGCGGTTACTAAGCCGGGCGACGTCGTCGCCGTCGAATCACCGACCTTTTACGGGCTGCTGCAAGTTATCGAATCGTTGTCGCTACGCGCAATCGAAATTCCGACCCATCCGCGCGACGGCATCGCGCTGGACGCGCTGCAACTGGCCTGCGAGCAATGGCCGATCAAGGCATGCATCGCGGTGCCCAACTACAGTAATCCGCTCGGCTATTGCATGAGCGACGAACGCAAACGCGCGCTGCTGGAGTTGGTCAACCGCTACCGGATCGCGCTGATCGAGGACGACATCTATGGCGACCTGGGTTTCGGCCCGCAACGGCCGTCGATGGCGAAAAACTGGGACAGCGAGGGACGTGTGTTGTATTGCTCGTCGTTTTCCAAATCCCTGTGTCCCGGTTTACGGGTGGGTTGGCTGGTGGCCGGGCCGTACCTGGAACAAACCGAATATCTGAAATACGTCGGCAATCTGGCAACGCCGACTCACGCGCAATTGACAGTCGCGGAAATGCTGGCCAAGGGCGGCTACGAACGGCATCTGCGCCAGGCGCGCAACCAATACCGGCAAGCGGTGGAGAGAATGACGGCGGCCATCGGCGTTTATTTTCCGTCAGGCACCCGCGTTACTCAGCCGGAGGGCGGCTTCGTGATCTGGGTGGAGCTGCCGGAAACTGTCGATGCGACGGCGCTGAGCCGGCGCGCGTTGCAGCAAGGCATCAGCATCGCGCCCGGCCCGATGTTCTCGGCGACGCAAAAATACCGCAATTTCATCCGTCTCAACTGTGCTGTCGATTGGGACGAGCGGGTCAATCAAGCGTTGGTCAGGTTGGGGCAGATGGTCGGCGAGGAATAG
- a CDS encoding transglycosylase SLT domain-containing protein → MESMAADPIQANGYSLHSPASKAKLQNTQWGQIARRHRIDPYILYAVALTESRKNGEQNCVVPWPWAINNAGNSFIPSSQQEAKALLNQMLDQGKRNIDVGIMQVNLRWHGHRVAKPEQLLIPSTNLEIGASVLSEAIQSVPNNLAHGIGRYYSWKNESAAIQYGQKVIALADQIREIL, encoded by the coding sequence ATGGAATCAATGGCTGCCGATCCCATTCAAGCCAATGGCTACAGCCTACACTCCCCAGCATCTAAAGCTAAATTACAAAACACGCAGTGGGGACAAATTGCCCGTAGACATCGCATTGATCCCTATATTCTGTATGCCGTTGCGCTGACGGAGTCGCGAAAAAACGGTGAACAGAATTGTGTCGTGCCCTGGCCCTGGGCCATCAATAACGCTGGCAACTCCTTTATTCCTAGCAGTCAGCAGGAGGCCAAAGCTTTGCTCAATCAAATGCTGGATCAAGGCAAACGCAATATCGACGTCGGCATCATGCAAGTGAATCTGCGATGGCATGGCCACCGCGTTGCGAAACCCGAACAACTCTTGATCCCGAGCACCAATCTCGAAATTGGCGCTAGCGTACTCTCAGAGGCCATCCAATCGGTGCCAAACAATCTCGCTCATGGTATTGGGCGATATTACAGCTGGAAAAATGAGTCGGCAGCCATCCAGTACGGGCAAAAAGTGATTGCCTTGGCCGATCAAATCCGCGAAATTCTTTAG
- a CDS encoding flagellar transcriptional regulator FlhD has protein sequence MDENLYKLNLDYLIVAQSLIFSESEQKAMFCLGLTADAVSLLRKMPLEQLKSLARSDCLTFVPRFNSHKWSEFLKTPKAEVPDVLDARAIDLLMLLSAHPPES, from the coding sequence ATGGATGAGAATCTCTACAAACTGAATCTCGACTACCTCATCGTCGCTCAATCCTTAATTTTTTCCGAAAGCGAACAGAAAGCTATGTTCTGCCTGGGCTTAACGGCAGACGCGGTTTCATTGCTCAGAAAGATGCCGCTCGAACAACTGAAGAGCCTGGCACGAAGCGATTGCCTGACCTTTGTTCCCCGTTTCAACTCCCATAAATGGAGCGAATTCCTAAAAACCCCAAAAGCCGAAGTCCCGGATGTACTCGACGCACGAGCGATCGACTTACTGATGCTTTTGTCCGCCCACCCTCCAGAGTCATGA
- a CDS encoding conjugal transfer protein TraG N-terminal domain-containing protein — protein sequence MFEIFSVGDSAYLQAVLNAVAMISGTGDYRTAAAVGGLIGVIIVMLRALLQWDGRGIRYQDLLLAYVLWLMLYAPSVRVSIEDAYSGSVVVVDNVPLGPAVVGSVMSNMGYRTTRLFEQGFGTPSMTGNGFADSLQTLTAVRKNLLSRVNLGAANVPNAGSDMETSFANYVRECTLTGVDLNQKSVDAILRDADPLNAIRFDSDIYMTQIFVGGQPQTKTCTEAWADLSVVATGNFATALEGLLQPTLGVPAAADTVPKIQDAFDALAGPGVIDAADYMLMSAIMPMFEKGVIGRHEDGLHWNKAAMVEQAIQQRNTQWAAEQTLFSKIVRPMMAFIEGLSYAIAPIMAFVVMLGNVGIRMNIGYFSMLLWIQLWMPILAVINLFIQMSAAGKMAALTTATYNLPSMMGIYQLDMELQQWLSIGGMLAASTPAITLMLIYRGAVTATHFLGRMDGGDYVNEKIATPDVISPAPVLNAQSQHQYSPLSAVTQTGVDKVLPTFTAGKDMSSAVSSAYSASEQATSSFMHSVSSTASKSANISNDAFDSRSLGNQIASSSSYTDAYNRQFGEAFAKKHADTGISADQFSALVAGSANAGAKLGSDQLSGAISGRLQNDFKVSQDKSDAIAADISQTVNDSQGYQAGLAKSLAMDAQTGTRNVASMGLQNQSLSSLQHSATDAVSASESYQQTLSAQQRFGTQASFGAAETGYKIAHDSGLMERLDRTLDQYGLRGDTQRLASQWKASGWISNADQAYAAAGMSLLTGFSSPSYRTLDDQQSYQAQISGYQLLGDAFNAPQADQSWNASRNESLKASAPEAGRVQASVEQANLKDPRAETESLNQRAQAHIGSATEKIAGGEAHIDAQHDRNLAEREQNSREGFGQLANVKAEHFRQSIAAAANDTPSVAEATYDYLGGSIYNTAKNIEAVGSSGAESIKEFTSNTTEAYSNGASFWDSVKYGASKSYSGFIQTTQAWADQRINEIGDKLTPSQKTYYRAAMFEAFAGISVGGGYSGNLAAAKQQLIKEEGDIDGNNISKLLMSAAGQNRMDLIDQISSFNRARGLINY from the coding sequence ATGTTTGAAATCTTTTCCGTAGGCGATTCTGCCTATCTGCAAGCTGTACTGAATGCCGTGGCGATGATCTCTGGCACCGGCGATTATCGCACCGCTGCTGCCGTGGGTGGTTTGATTGGTGTCATCATCGTCATGCTTAGAGCCTTGTTGCAATGGGACGGCCGGGGCATCCGTTATCAGGATTTACTGTTGGCGTATGTGTTGTGGTTGATGCTATATGCGCCGTCGGTGCGGGTGTCGATTGAGGATGCTTATAGCGGTAGCGTGGTGGTGGTCGACAACGTGCCGCTAGGTCCGGCCGTGGTCGGCAGTGTGATGTCGAACATGGGCTATCGAACCACGCGATTGTTCGAACAAGGCTTTGGCACACCGTCGATGACCGGCAATGGCTTTGCCGACAGTTTGCAGACTCTAACGGCGGTACGGAAGAATTTGTTGTCGCGGGTGAATTTAGGCGCGGCCAATGTACCCAATGCCGGCAGCGACATGGAAACCTCGTTTGCCAATTACGTGCGGGAATGCACGTTGACCGGTGTCGATCTGAATCAGAAATCGGTGGATGCCATCTTGCGCGACGCCGATCCGTTGAATGCCATCCGCTTCGATTCCGACATCTACATGACCCAAATCTTTGTCGGCGGCCAACCACAAACCAAAACCTGCACCGAAGCCTGGGCCGATTTGAGCGTGGTGGCCACCGGTAATTTCGCGACGGCGCTGGAGGGTTTGTTGCAGCCCACCCTGGGTGTGCCGGCAGCAGCCGATACGGTGCCGAAAATCCAGGATGCCTTTGATGCGCTGGCAGGGCCGGGTGTTATTGATGCCGCCGATTACATGCTGATGTCAGCGATCATGCCCATGTTCGAGAAAGGCGTGATTGGCCGGCATGAAGACGGTTTGCACTGGAACAAAGCGGCCATGGTGGAACAAGCCATTCAGCAACGCAATACTCAATGGGCGGCCGAACAAACGCTGTTTTCCAAGATCGTCCGACCCATGATGGCCTTCATCGAAGGTTTGAGTTATGCCATTGCCCCGATCATGGCCTTCGTAGTGATGCTGGGCAATGTCGGTATCCGGATGAATATCGGTTATTTCTCGATGTTGCTTTGGATCCAATTGTGGATGCCGATTCTGGCGGTGATCAATCTGTTCATCCAGATGTCCGCCGCCGGTAAAATGGCCGCGCTAACCACGGCGACCTACAACCTGCCGTCGATGATGGGGATTTACCAACTGGACATGGAGTTACAGCAATGGTTGTCGATTGGCGGTATGTTGGCGGCGTCCACACCGGCGATCACATTGATGCTGATCTATCGTGGAGCGGTAACCGCCACCCATTTCCTGGGACGCATGGACGGCGGCGATTACGTGAATGAAAAAATTGCCACGCCCGATGTGATCAGCCCGGCGCCGGTCTTGAATGCCCAATCGCAGCATCAATACAGTCCGTTGTCGGCGGTTACCCAAACTGGCGTCGACAAAGTGCTACCCACCTTTACCGCCGGCAAGGACATGAGTTCGGCGGTATCGTCGGCTTATAGTGCTTCGGAACAGGCTACCAGCAGCTTCATGCACAGTGTGTCGTCCACGGCCTCGAAGTCGGCCAACATCAGTAACGATGCGTTTGACAGCCGGTCGCTTGGCAATCAGATTGCCAGCAGTTCCAGTTATACCGATGCCTATAATCGTCAGTTCGGTGAAGCCTTCGCCAAGAAGCATGCCGATACTGGCATATCCGCCGATCAGTTCTCGGCGTTGGTGGCCGGCAGTGCCAATGCCGGGGCCAAGCTGGGAAGCGACCAACTCAGCGGCGCAATATCTGGCCGCTTGCAGAACGATTTCAAAGTCAGTCAGGACAAGTCCGATGCGATTGCCGCGGACATCAGCCAAACGGTCAACGACAGCCAAGGCTATCAGGCCGGATTGGCGAAAAGCCTAGCAATGGATGCACAAACCGGCACCCGAAACGTCGCATCGATGGGCTTACAAAATCAATCACTGTCCTCGCTACAACACAGCGCAACCGATGCGGTATCCGCCAGTGAATCCTATCAACAAACTTTATCGGCTCAACAACGCTTCGGAACACAAGCCAGTTTCGGTGCGGCGGAAACGGGATACAAAATCGCGCATGATTCTGGCTTGATGGAACGTCTGGATCGCACACTTGATCAATACGGCTTGCGCGGCGATACGCAACGGCTAGCCTCGCAATGGAAAGCGTCGGGTTGGATCAGCAATGCCGATCAAGCCTATGCGGCCGCCGGCATGTCGTTATTGACCGGATTTTCGTCACCCAGCTACCGCACGCTGGACGATCAACAATCGTACCAGGCGCAAATCTCGGGTTACCAGCTGCTCGGCGATGCGTTTAATGCGCCGCAAGCCGATCAAAGCTGGAATGCCAGCCGGAATGAATCCCTGAAAGCCAGCGCTCCGGAAGCTGGCAGGGTTCAGGCATCAGTCGAACAGGCCAATCTCAAAGACCCACGCGCTGAAACCGAATCGCTAAATCAGCGTGCTCAGGCGCATATTGGTTCAGCGACGGAAAAAATTGCCGGCGGCGAAGCCCATATCGACGCACAACATGATCGTAATTTGGCAGAGCGTGAACAAAATTCAAGAGAAGGTTTCGGTCAATTGGCGAATGTCAAAGCGGAGCACTTTAGGCAATCGATTGCGGCAGCGGCCAATGACACGCCTTCGGTAGCGGAGGCAACATACGATTACCTGGGAGGGAGTATTTATAATACCGCCAAGAATATCGAAGCCGTGGGTTCTTCTGGTGCTGAAAGCATTAAAGAATTTACTTCAAATACTACAGAAGCTTACTCGAACGGAGCAAGCTTTTGGGATTCCGTAAAATACGGAGCCTCTAAATCTTACTCCGGTTTTATTCAAACTACCCAGGCTTGGGCAGACCAAAGAATTAATGAAATCGGTGACAAATTAACGCCAAGTCAAAAAACATATTACCGAGCAGCAATGTTTGAAGCATTCGCTGGAATATCAGTTGGTGGAGGATATAGCGGAAATTTGGCCGCAGCAAAACAACAATTGATCAAAGAGGAAGGAGACATTGATGGCAACAATATTTCAAAGTTATTGATGAGTGCAGCCGGCCAAAATCGCATGGATCTCATAGATCAGATTAGTAGCTTTAATCGAGCTAGAGGACTAATTAATTATTAA
- a CDS encoding conjugal transfer protein TraH, translated as MISLSLSLRYRQVLVLILLIESSVPAYADLQQEMDSMFGTMTNFTAPTAHLGQRRGVITGGSLVARNGITNTNLVSFVPPSFSAGCGGIDLFAGSFSFINFNQFVQLLRNVAANASGYAFQLAVGAMCPWCASVMTDLQKKIQEMNQMFSNSCRLAQGLVNDTVKAFDLQSKTNLSNASFTQGISDVFSSWTNTSTLGDPVQQVKQNDPADMTKIIQGNLVWRALVNQNAGGWFRFGGNNLLEAAMSISGTVIVDAPQAAPDGKGENNAVSAPPPVLRIKDLMYGNDAGNSYQTVRMYTCSDGHDADQCLKPIVQNVNLVGLKQRVMDILLGSANTGNGLIYKFSTNSGQITDSEKAFMQTVPDAIGGMIHNLAREDAGIARMWAEEAAPVIALELAQLIVNDLLNAVQTAAHMNDHAYAKLLMDALKDAREQIQDEYVTIAGRYGNPQTLMAFYQQLMNTVKPKHYGTVAQLPASGTAWPTP; from the coding sequence ATGATTTCGCTTTCATTGTCTCTGCGCTACCGCCAGGTGCTGGTGTTGATTCTGTTGATCGAGAGTTCCGTTCCAGCCTATGCCGACCTGCAACAGGAAATGGACAGCATGTTCGGCACCATGACCAACTTCACGGCACCCACCGCGCATCTGGGACAGCGCCGTGGCGTGATTACCGGCGGCAGCCTGGTGGCGCGCAATGGCATCACCAATACCAACCTGGTCTCGTTCGTGCCGCCGTCATTTAGCGCGGGTTGTGGCGGTATCGATTTGTTTGCCGGCAGCTTCAGTTTCATCAACTTCAACCAGTTCGTGCAATTGCTGCGCAATGTCGCCGCCAATGCCTCAGGCTATGCATTCCAACTCGCCGTCGGCGCCATGTGCCCCTGGTGTGCGTCGGTGATGACCGACTTGCAAAAGAAAATCCAGGAAATGAACCAGATGTTCAGCAACTCCTGCCGGTTGGCACAGGGCTTGGTCAACGACACTGTCAAAGCCTTCGACCTGCAAAGTAAAACCAACCTGTCCAATGCCTCGTTTACCCAAGGCATTTCGGATGTGTTTTCCAGCTGGACCAACACCAGTACCTTGGGCGATCCGGTACAGCAGGTGAAGCAAAACGACCCGGCCGACATGACCAAGATCATTCAGGGCAATCTGGTCTGGCGGGCTTTGGTCAATCAAAATGCCGGCGGTTGGTTTCGCTTCGGTGGCAACAATTTGCTGGAAGCGGCGATGAGTATTTCCGGTACGGTGATCGTCGATGCGCCTCAAGCCGCGCCCGACGGCAAAGGCGAAAACAATGCGGTCAGCGCGCCGCCGCCGGTGCTGCGGATCAAGGATCTGATGTACGGCAATGACGCCGGCAATAGTTATCAAACCGTCAGGATGTACACCTGTTCGGATGGACACGATGCCGATCAGTGCCTCAAACCCATCGTCCAGAACGTCAATCTGGTGGGCTTGAAGCAACGGGTGATGGATATCCTGCTGGGTTCGGCCAATACCGGCAACGGCCTTATCTACAAATTCTCGACCAACAGCGGTCAAATCACCGACAGCGAAAAAGCCTTCATGCAAACAGTGCCGGATGCCATCGGCGGCATGATCCATAACTTGGCGAGGGAAGATGCCGGCATTGCCAGGATGTGGGCCGAAGAAGCGGCACCGGTGATTGCCTTGGAACTGGCGCAACTAATTGTCAATGATTTACTGAATGCCGTGCAAACCGCCGCGCACATGAACGACCATGCCTACGCCAAATTGCTGATGGATGCCTTGAAAGATGCCCGTGAGCAGATTCAAGACGAGTACGTCACCATCGCCGGCCGCTACGGCAATCCGCAAACCCTGATGGCGTTTTATCAGCAATTGATGAATACCGTAAAGCCAAAACATTACGGTACCGTGGCGCAATTGCCGGCTTCCGGTACCGCCTGGCCGACGCCTTAG
- the traF gene encoding conjugal transfer protein TraF, producing the protein MNRNAISLPIIISLCLRASLAMGKDSAPEISYFSDKQRGWFWYEVLPEPVKKARPEIQAAQEKPKPDIKPPSVVETEVVDTTQVQPSAEPQPLSSAWLKQNLEHYLNQALDDPSPENVAAFYYLQRVMMDKAERFTNAARYVVMSDPQLDETVRRPVATYAANEANHQANVVAEMALKSIAAQAGILFFFRSDCPYCHVQAPILAMLENAYGFKIYPVSLDGLPTPNGFFSQFKRDNGQAAMLGVEQTPALFLMKPPKQIVPLAQGALSLEEVTGRILLAAKEAGWIDASQYQTTQGIRNTPMLLPAAGSISPAVTQDPLSLIQALQRSAQMGSSP; encoded by the coding sequence ATGAACCGAAACGCCATTTCTTTGCCAATCATCATAAGCTTGTGTCTCAGAGCCTCACTGGCGATGGGAAAAGACAGCGCGCCCGAGATTTCCTATTTCTCCGACAAGCAACGCGGCTGGTTTTGGTATGAGGTGCTGCCGGAGCCGGTTAAAAAAGCCAGACCCGAAATTCAAGCCGCCCAGGAAAAGCCCAAGCCTGACATCAAACCGCCCAGCGTCGTTGAAACCGAAGTTGTAGACACAACTCAAGTACAGCCTTCTGCAGAACCCCAACCGCTCTCCTCGGCCTGGTTGAAGCAAAACCTGGAGCATTACCTGAACCAGGCGCTCGACGATCCCAGTCCCGAGAATGTGGCGGCGTTTTACTACCTGCAGCGGGTGATGATGGACAAAGCTGAGCGTTTTACCAACGCCGCGCGTTACGTGGTGATGTCCGATCCGCAATTGGATGAAACCGTGCGCCGTCCGGTGGCGACCTATGCGGCCAATGAAGCCAATCATCAGGCCAACGTGGTGGCGGAAATGGCATTGAAGTCGATTGCCGCCCAAGCCGGCATTTTGTTTTTCTTTCGATCCGATTGCCCTTATTGCCATGTGCAGGCACCGATTCTGGCGATGCTGGAAAACGCTTACGGTTTCAAAATATATCCCGTGTCGTTGGATGGTTTGCCGACGCCGAACGGCTTTTTCAGCCAGTTCAAACGGGATAACGGTCAAGCGGCGATGTTGGGCGTCGAACAAACCCCGGCGCTGTTCCTGATGAAACCGCCCAAGCAAATTGTGCCGTTGGCGCAAGGCGCGTTGTCGTTGGAAGAAGTCACCGGACGGATTCTGCTGGCCGCCAAGGAAGCCGGTTGGATCGATGCCTCGCAATACCAAACCACTCAGGGCATCCGTAACACACCGATGTTGTTACCGGCCGCCGGTAGCATCAGCCCTGCGGTCACTCAAGATCCACTGTCACTGATCCAGGCATTGCAACGCAGTGCGCAAATGGGGAGCTCACCATGA